TGGAGCTCGACAGCCTGGGGCGCACGGACTGGGTAAGACGTGGCCCCCGCTGGCCCGGGGCACAGCCCGGGAGCCCTGCCCGGGGCTAAGGGCCATTTTCATCTTCTCGGGGGCCCAGGCCCGACTCTGGGTCCAGCTCATGCGGGAGCTGCGCCACGGAGTGAAGCTGAAGAAGGTGCAGGAGCAGGAGTTCAACTCCCTGCCCACAGAGTTCCAGCTCACCCCCTTCGAGATGCTGATGCAGGACATCCGCGCCAGGAACTACAAGCTGCGCAAGGTCATGGTGCGCCCCTCAAGGTCATGGTGGGCCCCTCAGGGTCATAGTGGGCCCCTCAAGGTCATGGTGGGCCTCTCTAGGTCATGGTGCGCCCCTCAAGGTCATGGTGGGCCCCTCAAGGTCATGGTGGGCCTCTCTAGGTCATGGTGGGCCTTTCAAGGTCATGGTAGGCCGTCTTGAAGGGGGTCCATGTTCAGCCCCCCTCTGCTCGCTGGAGCCCCTCCTTGGTGTGCTGGCCACTGAACTGGGGCAGACGTGGCCCGGAGTCACATGGTGCATGGTCCTTTCAGGGACACAGTGTGAcaagggcagggagaaggggacCAGGGGCAGGAGCTGAGGCTGCAGGATTGTCGCATTTAACGCTCACATAGCCCCTGCTGTGTGCCAGCATCGCTGAGAATCTTAAGCGTGCGAGTTAATTTCATCATTATGACAACCCTTTGAGGTGGTGCCGTTGACCCCCATTTCCACATGAAGAATCTGAGATTCAGGGAAAGCCTGTGGTCAGGCCTTGAAGGCCACGGCCGCACAGCCACTGAGAGGGAGGCTGGAGTGAGGCCCAGGCGCTGCCCATGGCTGCATGAGCCCCTCTCAAGGCCACAGCCCTGGCAGGTGGGCCCTTAGCCTTGCTGCCCTCACCCCACACACAGGTCAACGGGGACATCCCTCCCAGGGTGAAGAAGGATGCCCACGAACTTATCCTGGACTTCATCCGCTCCCGGCCTCCGCTGAAGCAGGTACCGGCTCCCTTGGGGCGTTTGGAAGGTTGGTTCTGGGGCGCTCACTGCCCCAGGAGCACACAGGGCCTCCACGTCAGGCCTTGTGATGCCGTGGGCTCCGGATTCCTCATGCAGGGTTCCTCCCCAGCTTGGGAGTCGGCCCCCACCTGGCGCTGCCACACCCCCTGCAGGTCTCAGAGAGAAGGCTTCGCCCCTTACCCCAGAAACAGAGAACGCTGCATGAGAAGATCCTGGAGGAGATCAAGCAGGAACGCAGGCTGCGCCCCGTGGAGGACAGGCACTGGGACGGGGCGGGGTGAGCGGGGTGAGCACGGGACcaccccttcctctgccccttgcctcccctccaccccccaacccgtcctgtcctgtcctgcctTACCTGCTGCCTGCCCCAGGGTTCGGCTCTCTGCCCTGCATCCTCAACGCCTGCTCTGGGGACGTCAAGTCCACTTCCTGCATCAACCTGTCCATCACGGATGCCGGGAGCAGTGCCCAGCGCCCGCGGCCCCGGGTCCTGCTCAAGGCGCCCACGTTGGCTGAGATGGAGGAGATGAACGTATCTGAGGTCAGAGCCCACGGGTTCCTGAAGAGACGCTgaggaggagtgggggaggggaggggggaggggaggagggagggggcaaggACACAGCCAGCGTCCATCCGGCGTCCAGCTCTGTGAGGTGCGCCCTGCTTTGAAGCTGGTGTCCTGCTGTGGGGCTGGGTCTGCCCTAGGGGCAAGCATGGCTGGGCTCAGGACCCTTTCCCATCTTGGCGGCTCAGAAGGGTCACTGGGACGGTGGCCTTGAACCACTGTGGCCTCTGCACAAAAAGGTCTAAAGCAGAGTGCTCCGTCCTCCTGGGGCTGGGAAGCTGGGCAGCCCCCCTCAGAGGTGAAAAGCCAGCATGTCCCAGCGGGGCTCTGCATCCTGGCTGCTACCCTCTGAGCCCAGAGACCAGGGTGGTGGCCATGTCCAcaggccccacctgccccccagACCTGCCCTCCCAGGACTTTCCAGGAGCCGCAGACCAGGGTGTGGTTTTCGAGGCACCCGCCTCCCCCTGGCCTGGGCAGTGTGTAGCGGAGGCCCCTGTGCCCGACACCTTGGTCCAAGGACCGGCAGGAGGCGCTGGCGGGCAGAGAGGTCAGGGAGGTGCCGGCTGGCGTGTTCGCAGGAGGAAGAGTCGCCGTGTGGGGAGGTGACACTGAGGCGAGACCGCTCTTTCTCGGAGCACGACCTGGCCCAGCTCCGGAGCGAGGTGACCTCTGGCCTACAGCCCCCTGGAGGCCTGGAACGGGCTCGGCCGCGTGCGGACAGCGTGCAGTCCTGGACGCCCAGCGCCCAGGAGCCAGGTGGGTgctgccctcccttccctgggcACCCTCCTGCAGGCGCCCTTTGCCCCTGCCCGGTCCCAGCGGCTTCAGAGGGTACAGGGAGCTCACACCTGCGGGAAGGGTATTTATCGCCCCAGGCAGCCATCCCCCACCTTTTGAAACTTTATTAAATTAGTAATACATACTCAttgtaaaactaaaaaaaaaagttcccatggggcttccctggtggcgtagtggttgagagtctgcctgccgatgcaggggacacgggttcgtgccccgggccgggaagatcccacatgccgcggagcggctgggcccgtgagccatggctgctgagcctgcgcgtccggagcctgtgctccgcaacgggagaggccacaacagcgagaggcccgcgtaaaccaaaaaaaaaaaaaaaaaaaaaaagttcccatgATTCTATTACCTAGGGATAATTGCTGTTGACATATTGGTGTATAGAAAGAaagctggatggatggatgattgaCAGATCCTTCTAGTGTTTCTGTCAATGGAGACGTGCCCACAGAGTAGCACACACCACTCTGGAGCCTGACCAGTGCCCTGGGTTTTGTCACGAGCCCCGCCCTTTCCCCGTCGGTCAGCACGCAGGACGGTACGGTTCTGCTGGCCACACAGGATTAGTTGGTCCCCTCCGTGGTGAAGGCTGGGCCCCACCAAGTGCCCCGGGTCACAGGGTTGCCACCCTGCCCAGTGCCTCCCACCAGGCATGGCCAggcccccttctctcccctcaggGTCACCTTGAGCCCCTGTGTTGCTTTCTGGCCCCTCTCGGGATGGTCTCATTTGGTGGCTATGACTCACTCCTGGTGTGAAGAGGTCCAGGCCAGGCATTCCGTACCTCACTGTCCCCCTATGGTGGAGGTGgaccccctcttccccctccgaccctctctgcccctctgggTCTTCAGGCAAAGGGTGGTGAGGGGCGCTGACCAAGGCTGCCACGGCCCCATGATGGGGTGCAGATACGGGCCCCTCTGGCCTGCCGCACTGCACAGGCCCTGGATGTGGGAGATGTGTCCTCTACTAGACCCCTCACCCCCAGGAAACCACCGCACCATCACCTCCTGCTGCCTGGAGGGCCATCTCCCCCTTCCCTGGGCACAGCTGTCCAACGCCAGAACACCTGCAGGTTGTCCTGACAGCCCCCGGGTCTTCTACCAGGTTCTGTCAGCATCCAGTCCCGGCATGACCCCAGCTCCCCGCCACGCAGTGACCTGGGCTCAGTCGAGGACAGGCCTGGGGCCTCCGAGTGGCTGGTGAGTGACGGAGGCGCGGTGGTCCAAGGTGGCTGTGATGGGCTGGTGTGCCAGCTGGGCTCAGGAGGGGTGAGGGCTCCCCTCAGTGGTGTGCGGGGTCTATGCTCCAGCCACCCCATCTGGGCAGGTTGGGCTCAGGAGGGGTGAGGGCTCCCCTCAGTGGTGTGCGGGGTCCGCGCTCCAGCCACTCAACCTGGGCAGGTTGGGCTTTGCTGCCGTCCCCTGGACCTTCTGGGTACTGCGGCCCCCTGGGCCGGAGAGGGGCCTTGCTAAGGGGACAGCCCAGTTCCACCTCTGGGGGCTCAGGACAGGTGAGAAGCCCATCGCCCTGTGCCTGGAAGGCAGCCTGGTGACACTGGAGAGCACTTTCTCAGGTCTCGACTCTGTGCCGCTCCCTCTCGGCGCCTCCGTTTCATTGGCTGTGAATTTTGTCTGACTTTTCATTGTGAGGAGCTAACAGTTGCTGACGTTTTGAGGTCCCCACTTGGACCTGAACCTTGGTGGATGATTTTATCAAATGCGATGAGAGCAGTGAAGTGCCTGGGGGGCCACAGGGCACCGTGCTGATGCTTTGAGAGACGGAGTTCTGTGCTAAGAACACAGGACTGTTCCCCTGGGGGCTAGGACAGGGTGTACTCGCCATGGCGGCCCAAAGGGCCGGGCGGTTATGACGAGGTGGACAGGTGCAACCACCTGACTGGCAGACCCGGAGTTGCAGTGGATGGTTGGcgctgggagggaggtgggagcggGGGAGGGTTCCAGGAGGAAGGGCAGTGGGCCTGGGGACTCTGGCTGGCTCTCACTGGCCTGGTGTTGGCAGGTGGGGAGCAAGGCTGGAGGCAGATGCTTCAGGTCTGGGAGCACTGCGGATGAAGGTGGGATGGGCTGAAGGGTTACATGTGCAACGAGGCCATCCACGGGCTGGGGGCCGGccggtggggtgggtggggccaggtcagAGAAGCCTTGCCTGTAGCCATGCACAGAGAAGTCCCGGGGAGCGGTGCGGCTCCCTGGCGTGGCCGAGCTGAGAAGCGGGGCGTTTTATGGAGCTGCTGGGCTTGGTGGACCGAGGCCAGGGAGGTGCCAGGGTCCTCCGGGAAGAGGGGAACTTATGGAGATGCCCTGAGAGCCTGAGACCGGCCCCTCGGGCCTCCTGCCACAGGAGTTCAGCCACCCCGTGGAGAGCCTGGCTCTGACGGTGGAGGAGGTGATGGACGTGCGCCGTGTGCTGGTGAAGGCCGAGATGGAGAAGTTCCTGCAGAATAAGGAGCTCTTCAGCAGTCTGAAGAAGGGAAAGGTGAGGGGCCCGGGGTTGGGGCAGGCGAGGGCAGGACCGGGCCTGGCGAGTTCTGGACAAAACTGGGCTCTAACCAGGCCTTTCCGTACAGATTTGCTGCTGCTGCCGGACCAAGTTCCCACTGTTCTCCTGGCCGTCCACCTGTCTCTTTTGCAAGAGGTGAGTGAGCCTTCTGAATGCACCTTGGCTGTGAATTAacatgggagggaggggtaagaaGCCTCTAGGCTTCTGTCTAGTAGAGCTTCCTGCAATTCTGAGGATGATCTATCAGGCACTGTGAGTTGTGCAAGGAAGGGacagaattttttatttaatcgTAACAGCTGAGCAGCCCCCACTTTCAGCCAAGGTGGGGTAACAGGAAGCAGGACAGGCATCTTCCGCATGAaatagccaaaaagaaagaaaaaaaaaacgtcaAACACGTGAAACACTGGTTCTCAAGACATCAGGTATCAAGCAACCAACGGGAAGCAGACAGGGTGAGCTCTATCCTAGGACTGCCTCAACTCTGGACTCGGAGCCTATTCAGCTCCTGGAGTGGAGGAGCTAAAGGTGAGAACGAGGGCACCCGTGCAGCTAGAGTTCTCCCCTCTGGAGAGAGTCCTCCAGGAAGCAGGTCTCAAGAGACCTGCAGAAGGTCCCCCTTGAGTGTTCAGAGTTCTGATCAGCACATACACGCAAGGAAATTTCTGCGGGTTTGGAAGGAATCATCTTGAAGCACAGATTGGCAAACTCCAGCCCATGGGctaaatctggcccactgcctattttataaataaaattttattggaacatagccacaccCATCTGTTTATTATTCATTTAGTCACACCTAAAATGTTGACTATCTGAGCTTTTACAGGAAAAGTTGACTGACCCTGTCCTAAGGGTTTAAAGGAACAGTACCAGGAATAGTGTCTATTCCCACCAGCCATGGTGGAAAGTTGTGATTCATGGCTGCTGAGTGGAATACACAGGAAGGTCTTGCCTCACTAGCGAGAATAAGTGCCCCTAGACTGAGCACTGCTCCAGAACTAACAAATCACAAAAGCAAGACCAGAAAGGACCAAACTATTCCCAAGTATCCTGACGGCTTCCCAGAGCAAAGCTCaagaataggaataaaaatatatccaGCAGCCAGCAAGATAAAACGCCTGGCGTCCAATCAGATATTACCAGGCATGTCAAGAAGCAGGGGAACGTGACCCATGACCCACATCACCCAGAACTGACACACATTTTAGGGTTAGCAGATAAGGACAttggaaggttttttgtttttgtttttttggccacaccgcacagcatgcgggatctgggttccccaaccagagattgaaccccacgccccctgcagtggaagtgcggagtcttaaccactggaccaccagggacgtcctgtGGACATTAAAAGTTTTGAACTGCATTTCATATGCTGCCAAAGTTAAAGACATGGAAGAGGTAAAGGAGAGACAAATTGAACCTCTAGACATGAAAACTGGAATGTTTGGGATGAAAATTACACTGGATGATTTATAGCAGGTTAGACATTCAGAGGAatgtgcagaagaaaagattagttaACTTGAAGAcctagcaatagaaactatccaaaacaaaattatccaaaacaaaaacactgagagaaaaaataatttgaaaacgaAAAATGTGTTGGCAAGCTGTGGGATAACATTAAGAAGCCTAATATAGGTGTAATTAAAGTTCCCAAAGATGTGGgggcagaaaaagtatttgaagaaataacagctAAAAAGGtgttccaaatttgatgaaaaatataaacctaCAAGAAACTCAGTGAACCCCAAGCacaagaaatatgaataaaatcacaccaagacacataataattaaattgatcaaaaccagtgataaagagaaattcCTAAAGTCAGTCAGCAAATAAAGACATGTTAtgtacagagaaagagaaagatgactgCAGGTTCCTCATCAAAACATTGCAGGCAAGATGTCAGTGGAACAACATCTTTAAGGTactgaaagaagaagaagaaaaaaaacggtcaatctagaattctgtacccagcAAGAGGCAAAAGTAAAGATTTCCAGAAATACAGAAGCCGAAAAAATTCTTCACCAGCAGACCCACACTGGAACAAATGTTAAATGAGGTCTGCCACGTAGATGGAAAGTGACACCAGATGGAGACCTGAATGTACACAAAGCAATAAGAGCACTAGGAACAGCAACTCCTAACATATAAGATTATCTTCTTATACCTCTTTAAAAGGTAAACCAATACCCAGcacccaacaaggtaaaattcagtGTCCATCATCCAGTCAAagattaccaggcatgcaaataattaataaaaatgtatcttgGGGGTTATCACATATCTGtaagtaaaaaaatataacaatagcATTAAGACCAGAGGTGGAGGACTGTAAGTATGCTGTTATAAGTTTTTATATGAGATGGTAAAATATTACTTGAAGGAAGACTGTGGTAAGTTAAAGACTATCCTATGAGCCCAAAAGCAACCACTGGAATGGCTTGTATgtcaacaaagaagataaaatggaatcataaaaaagaCTCAATACAGAAAGCATAAAcaggaaaagggaacaaagaacaaataggacaaaaagaaaacaaatcacaaGATGATAGACTTAAACCCAATTATATCAACAATTATATTAAACATAAATGGTgtaaacaatccaattaaaaggcagagtttCTCGGATTGAATAAAGAAAGCGAGACaatctgctgtctacaagacatgtaatttatttttaatttaattttattttttggctacgctgcacggcttgcaggatcttagttccccgaccagggatcaaacccaagccccctgcaaacccaagcatggagtcctaaccactggaccgccatggaaTTCCCAAGACATGTACATTaaataaaagacacaaactggttggagggaggtgggtggagaAAGATACACCACACCAACATTAGTCTAAAGAAAGCTTGAGTTGCTATATTAATACGATACAAAGTAGACTATGGAGTAAAGAGTATTATCAGAGTTAAAGGAATTCATTTCATAAcaataaaaggaggaaataatcCTGAACATTTTCCACACCTAGCAAGAGATTCAATATACATGGAACAAAACATTGACAGACTGCAAGGAAAAATAGCTAAATCCATGCTTATAGTTAGAGATACGAAACCCTAAGGGTCTAGGAGGTTTGCATGACACTACCACCAACTTGATCTAAGCGACATCTAGAGAAACTAGACCGAACAGTGCAATGTATGTTCTtatcaagtgcacacggaacgtGCACCAAAATTGACTATTCTGGGTcaaaaaacaagtctcaaaaaTGCGGAAGGATTcatatcatacaaagtatgtttcctgaccacagtaaaataaaatcaaactaaTACAGAGGTTTGTTGACGGCGAATTAATTATGGGACATCCATGCAAGAGTGCATGGtcccttgttttaaaaaatgaatttggacAATTTGTACTGATGTTGAGAAGAGCCCTGGTGTATCTTTATAGGATAGTACACATGATACCCCAtttcatttactgtatttttactttaaatgtatgtttttgttaatttatgCTTAGATATGGAGAATGGAAACTGCTGATAGGAGGGATCATCTCTAGGATGGGCTTTACCGGAGAGGACTCGTGTCTAAATTAAAATTCTCTCTAGTGTTTGAATTTTTACAACAAGAAGGCATTTACTTTTGAAATCACGTATGGGAAATAAACACTGTTAATCACTGCTTAAAGATGGGCATCTCACTTGAGGGCCCTCTGGCTCTGACAGTGCTTGTGGAGAGAGGGGTCAGGTACCCTCCACTCCAGACCAGATGCTCCCCAGCAAGAGCGAGGAGGGGCAGAAGTATTTTGGGTGCAGAGCtgagtaaaaagaaaagcaagatttgggagtaaaatgaaagtaaagcACTGACGTGGCCAGGGGTCAAGCGGGAGGCAGTGACAGCCTAGCCTCGCCTGTGTGCCGGGCGGGTGCTGGATCCCTCACAGCTGACACTGCAaaccctcttcttttctctccagagCTGTCTGCAGTTCCTGCAGCATAAAGGTGAGGACCACCTGGGGTCAGAGCGAGGGCCCACATCTCAGGTGTCCTGTGGCCCGACCGGGCCTGTCCGGGGGTGGGCAGAGGCTCTGCTGTCTCCTGTCGGGTGATCCCTGCTCACTACTCACCACTTCAGCTCCTTCCTCCAGAGCGATCCGCTTCTACACTTCCCAAAACTGCAGTTTTTAAAGACCCTTGTAAATggtccctttttttaaaaattaaatattctgtGTTAGTAGGCCAGTGCCAGGAGACCCGTCTCTTTCTCTAAAAGTCCTCCTTCTGACACCCCAAATTCCTTGAGTGTCTTTGGAAAGCCTCATTTTATAGCAGCTTGGGGTGTCTGCATACACGCAGGTGTGCACAGAGGTAAAGGATAATATTTGGAAGGATGTCACCCCTTTACACCTCGTCCCAGAAACAATCATCTGTCTGAGGGATTTTTACCACCACTATTTTCAAAGCCTTACTTTTTATGCTGCCACTTGGCTATAGAGAGGCCACCTCGTCAATGCTGAGTGCTGATTGCATACTGTCCGCAATGCTCCACCTTGCGTGTTGGCAGCTGTCCGGGGGACCCGGGGGCCTGGAGTGTCTCTCTGTGTTGCAGGTGAAGATGCCGTCTAAGAAGTTTGCACACATTCCCGTGTACACGCTGGGCTTCGAGAGTCCTCCGAGGGTGCCAACCGCCAAAGTCACGCTGGCACAGAGAAGAGACGCCTTCCAGTGCGTGCCTGCCCTTGGTGACGTCCCTGTGGTGGGCAGGCATCACAGTCACCTGGAGGCTGGGCGGGGGCCTatgtgctggggtggggtggggctgagaggtCAGAGCCCAGGACCCAAATTCCTCCCAGGGAAGAGCTGCTGCGGGATGGACTTTGCTCTGCCTGATGTGGGCACGGGGGGATGTGGAGACTCGGGAGGACCCCTGACGGCCCCGTCCTGTCCCAGACCCCTGCAGGGCCCCCACTGGCGGAGCGTGGAGGAGGAGTTCCCGCACATCTACACCCACGGCTGCATCCTGAAGGACGTCTGCAGCGACTGCACCGGCTTCGTAGCGGACGTGGTGCGCTCCAGCCGCAGGAGTGTGGACGCCCTCAACACCACGCCCCGCCGCGCCCGCCAGACCCAGTCCCTCTATGTCCCGAACACCTGGACACTCGACCTCAAGTGATGGTCGCGGCCCCCTGGCCGCCCGGTCCGAGGCTTTTCGGGGTACCCGGGTGGCCATGCTTCTGGGGAGGAGCCAGCTAGTCCTGGACCAGGCGGAGAAGCCCCCGTCCTGGGGCACGGCGGCCCCCGGCCCTCGTGatgtgcatgtacatatatacatatacagatacgtttatataatatatacacacagcatatatatttatattcatgctTCCTGGCCCCAGAGTTCATTTGGGGTCAGACTCACTCCAGGACCCTCCCTGGGGGAGGCTGTTTCCTCTCAGGATTCCTTGAGcagagcgggggtggggtgggggtggggcggatGGGAACAGGTGGTCTCACTCAGATGCAGAGGGGGCACGTGGGCATACAGCAGAGGGGCTCTGGGGAAGAAGGGCCTACCCGCACGTTTTCTTTTCCGGCAGCTTCCCCTCCCTGGGTGGACGTCCAGGCCGGGACAGGGGTCCTTGGTCCCCAGGGGGCTTGGAGCACCCCCCTCGCACCTGTGCTCTCCTAGCAGGGCCGTGGGCTGCGGAGGCACCTGGGAAACCTCTAAGTGGGCTAGGATTCCCCTGTTGGGCATCCCAGCCCTCCATGTGGAAGGTCTAAGGCCAAGCTCACTCCCGGCCCCCACCTGACATCCGTACCCCGGCCATCTGCCACGCAGCCAGTATCGCTGGCCTCCCACGCTCAGAGGTGCGGGGGTGGTGCTGGCCCGGGGGCCCTGGCGATGCTGGCGGTCCTGGTACGGGAAGGAGCTCTGTAAATTGTACACAAGGCCACTCCTGGCCGAATAAATGTGGTCTCACAGTCTCCTGGCCGGGGTGTGCACTGAGCTCTGCAGTTGCAGGGATGGGCCTGTGCTCCAAGGGCCGACACTGGGCTCTGAGGGGCCACCTGCCGCCCGGTGCTGTCATGACACGAGCGTGCGCAGGCCCACTCTGTGATCTGGCCGTCTTGGTCCTGCAGCC
Above is a window of Phocoena sinus isolate mPhoSin1 chromosome 19, mPhoSin1.pri, whole genome shotgun sequence DNA encoding:
- the SPIRE2 gene encoding protein spire homolog 2 isoform X2, which translates into the protein MANSDCDDDGGGGAADEGYGAPEEEEEAEGGPRAVRTFTQAMRLCAARLTEPRGAQDPLPGRVPRTLRGDAGAARLPRQGPGGQGDAAEASGGRAAVRKAPDGARQPGAHGLGPTLGPAHAGAAPRSEAEEGAGAGVQLPAHRVPAHPLRDADAGHPRQELQAAQGHGQRGHPSQGEEGCPRTYPGLHPLPASAEAAWESAPTWRCHTPCRSQREGFAPYPRNRERCMRRSWRRSSRNAGCAPWRTGTGTGRGFGSLPCILNACSGDVKSTSCINLSITDAGSSAQRPRPRVLLKAPTLAEMEEMNVSEEEESPCGEVTLRRDRSFSEHDLAQLRSEVTSGLQPPGGLERARPRADSVQSWTPSAQEPGSVSIQSRHDPSSPPRSDLGSVEDRPGASEWLEFSHPVESLALTVEEVMDVRRVLVKAEMEKFLQNKELFSSLKKGKICCCCRTKFPLFSWPSTCLFCKRAVCSSCSIKVKMPSKKFAHIPVYTLGFESPPRVPTAKVTLAQRRDAFQPLQGPHWRSVEEEFPHIYTHGCILKDVCSDCTGFVADVVRSSRRSVDALNTTPRRARQTQSLYVPNTWTLDLK
- the SPIRE2 gene encoding protein spire homolog 2 isoform X1, whose amino-acid sequence is MANSDCDDDGGGGAADEGYGAPEEEEEAEGGPRAVRTFTQAMRLCAARLTEPRGAQDPLPGRVPRTLRGDAGAARLPRQGPGGQGDAAEASGGRAAVRKAPDGARQPGAHGLGPTLGPAHAGAAPRSEAEEGAGAGVQLPAHRVPAHPLRDADAGHPRQELQAAQGHGQRGHPSQGEEGCPRTYPGLHPLPASAEAAWESAPTWRCHTPCRSQREGFAPYPRNRERCMRRSWRRSSRNAGCAPWRTGTGTGRGERGFGSLPCILNACSGDVKSTSCINLSITDAGSSAQRPRPRVLLKAPTLAEMEEMNVSEEEESPCGEVTLRRDRSFSEHDLAQLRSEVTSGLQPPGGLERARPRADSVQSWTPSAQEPGSVSIQSRHDPSSPPRSDLGSVEDRPGASEWLEFSHPVESLALTVEEVMDVRRVLVKAEMEKFLQNKELFSSLKKGKICCCCRTKFPLFSWPSTCLFCKRAVCSSCSIKVKMPSKKFAHIPVYTLGFESPPRVPTAKVTLAQRRDAFQPLQGPHWRSVEEEFPHIYTHGCILKDVCSDCTGFVADVVRSSRRSVDALNTTPRRARQTQSLYVPNTWTLDLK